One Setaria viridis chromosome 5, Setaria_viridis_v4.0, whole genome shotgun sequence genomic region harbors:
- the LOC117854768 gene encoding uncharacterized protein, which yields MKIVLKVAITCKKCKTCVLGISSKIKGIKSLTYDDEKSTLTVVGEVDVVEIVAALRKAKHPAEVVSVTDEKKEKEAEEKKKKEEEEKKKKEEEEKKKKKCCCPLPCPQCPKPCPPPCPPPCPPPCPPPYMKPCYIPIEDEYPGPCTIV from the exons ATGAAG ATAGTGCTCAAAGTGGCGATCACCTGCAAGAAGTGCAAAACCTGCGTCCTGGGAATCTCCTCAAAAATTAAAG GAATCAAGTCGCTGACGTACGACGACGAGAAGAGCACGCTGACGGTGGTGGGCGAGGTGGACGTGGTGGAGATCGTGGCGGCGCTGCGCAAGGCGAAGCACCCGGCGGAGGTGGTGTCCGTGACCGacgagaagaaggagaaggaggcagaggagaagaagaagaaggaggaggaagagaagaagaaaaaggaggaagaagagaagaagaagaagaagtgctGTTGCCCCTTGCCGTGTCCGCAGTGCCCGAAGCCGTGCCCCCCGCCTTGCCCCCCGCCTTGCCCCCCGCCATGCCCGCCACCATACATGAAGCCGTGCTACATCCCCATCGAGGACGAGTACCCCGGCCCCTGCACCATCGTCTGA